A single Dunckerocampus dactyliophorus isolate RoL2022-P2 chromosome 2, RoL_Ddac_1.1, whole genome shotgun sequence DNA region contains:
- the prpf38b gene encoding pre-mRNA-splicing factor 38B has protein sequence MANQAVSKPASGKHGNVLPLWGNEKTMNLNPMILTNVLSSPYFKVQLYELKTYHEVVDEIYFKVTHVEPWEKGSRKTAGQTGMCGGVRGVGTGGIVSTAFCLLYKLFTLKLTRKQLMGLITHTDSPYIRALGFMYIRYTQPPADLVDWYDDFMDDEEELDVKAGGGCVMTIGEMLRSFLTKLEWFSTLFPRIPVPVQKNIDQQMKARPRKVVQKEPQEEEDNFEEAGRQGERRRSRTPRRTPSPRRSPKRSRSRSHHRERDRHGPSFDRELERERERQRKERDGRERDRDRGERERRRSRSADRNHQERRERRRSCSSSRDKRSERRDKERDGGDDRSKRKERDHHRDRPAERERSRERKSRGESDDRRHKDDRERHREERKAKKSSRSRSRERRHRSGGEEKSRKRDRSHSRERERDGEQRAHKHSRSRERSHHQRESSNDHSKHADRRRSPSIE, from the exons ATGGCTAACCAGGCCGTTAGCAAGCCTGCGTCTGGAAAACATGGAAACGTACTGCCCCTGTGGGGCAACGAGAAGACGATGAACCTCAACCCAATGATTCTTACAAATGTGCTGTCTTCGCCCTATTTCAAAGTCCAGCTGTATGAGTTAAAGACATACCATGAAGTGGTGGACGAAATCTATTTCAAG GTGACTCATGTTGAGCCATGGGAGAAAGGAAGCAGAAAGACTGCAGGTCAGACTGGAATGTGCGGAGGG GTTCGTGGAGTTGGCACTGGAGGCATTGTGTCAACGGCCTTCTGTCTACTGTACAAACTGTTTACTCTGAAGTTGACACGGAAACAGCTGATGGGTCTGATTACTCACACAGACTCGCCCTACATCCGAGCGCTTGGCTTCATGTACATACG ATACACGCAGCCCCCGGCAGATTTAGTAGACTggtatgatgacttcatggatgATGAGGAG GAGCTGGACGTGAAGGCTGGAGGAGGCTGCGTGATGACCATAGGCGAGATGCTGCGCTCCTTCCTCACCAAACTGGAATGGTTCTCCACACTGTTCCCCCGCATCCCCGTGCCCGTGCAGAAGAATATCGACCAGCAGATGAAGGCGAGACCTCGCAAGGTGGTTCAGAAAGAGCcgcaggaggaagaggataaTTTTGAAGAAGCAGGGAGGCAAGGGGAGCGTCGGCGCTCCAG GACTCCCAGGCGGACACCAAGCCCCAGACGCTCTCCAAAACGGTCGAGGAGCCGGAGCCACCATCGCGAACGAGACCGCCACGGCCCCAGCTTTGATCGCGAGCTGGAAAGGGAGCGTGAACGGCAGAGGAAGGAGCGTGACGGCAGGGAACGTGATAGGGACAGAGGGGAGAGGGAGAGGAGGCGATCCCGCAGTGCAGACAGAAACCACCAAGAGCGACGGGAGCGGCGAAGAAGTTGCAGCAGCAGCCGGGACAAAAGGAGTGAGCGGCGAGACAAAGAGCGGGACGGAGGCGACGACCGCAGCAAGAGGAAGGAGCGGGACCACCATAGAGATCGGCCTGCAGAGAGGGAGAGGTCCAGGGAGAGAAAGAGCAGGGGGGAAAGCGATGACAGGAGGCACAAAGACGACAGGGAGCGGCACAGAGAAGAGCGCAAGGCCAAGAAGTCAAGCCGAAGTCGAAGCCGGGAGAGGCGGCACAGAAGCGGAGGTGAGGAAAAGAGCAGGAAGCGAGATCGCAGCCACAGCAGAGAGCGGGAAAGAGACGGGGAACAGCGCGCTCACAAACACAGTCGCagcagagagaggagccatcACCAGCGAGAGTCCAGTAACGACCACAGCAAACACGCTGACCGAAGGAGGAGTCCGAGCATTGAGTAA
- the LOC129177423 gene encoding EEIG family member 2-like isoform X3 codes for MSFILMKKKRFKFKVDFDLEELSSVPFVNGVIYCKVRLLCGGFVQESSREPVQANCVHWRKRFSFMCKMSANAGTGVLDPCVCRVSVRKELKGGKAFAKLGFADLNLSEFAGSGSTTRRCLLEGYDTNKTRQDNSILKVVITTQLMSGDPCFKTPSSTAMTLCIQHAEAECLLKERKGGDVHTSHPATAPEERVTSGHTRTSSYTSQQSKVSGYSSNHSSSPDLSHRRNASGGSASIGIDSIPEPSEQHTEKVADKESRSSPLVPASCLYTSEQNSKTTKAFSRHPVKQNSMENQLTRVNSTRVNADDIIDKILQGQDFSHSILDSSTEEEGLSLFVGPGGSTALGSQHTRVTAGAFEQVVIKR; via the exons ATGTCTTTCATTTTAATGAAAAAGAAGAGATTCAAGTTCAAAGTGGACTTCGACTTGGAGGAGCTGTCGTCGGTACCCTTTGTCAACGGTGTTATATATTGTAAAGTTCGCCTCTTATGTGGAGGCTTCGTCCAAGAGTCATCTCG GGAGCCTGTCCAAGCCAATTGTGTGCACTGGAGGAAGCGATTCTCCTTCATGTGTAAGATGAGTGCCAATGCCGGGACAGGTGTACTGGACCCTTGTGTGTGTCGGGTGTCTGTGCGCAAG GAATTGAAAGGTGGCAAAGCATTTGCAAAG CTGGGCTTTGCTGATTTAAACCTGTCTGAGTTTGCTGGGTCAGGTAGTACCACAAGGAGGTGCCTCCTGGAGGGATATGACACCAACAAGACCAGACAGGACAATTCGATTCTCAAG GTTGTCATCACTACACAACTCATGTCTGGAGACCCCTGTTTTAAAAC ACCGTCATCTACAGCCATGACTTTGTGTATCCAACACGCTGAGGCCGAGTGTCTCCTCAAGGAGAGGAAGGGAGGAGACGTACACACATCCCATCCAGCAACAG CCCCAGAGGAAAGGGTTACCAGTGGCCACACCAGAACATCCAGCTACACCAGTCAACAGTCCAAAGTCTCAG GCTACAGCTCGAATCATTCAAGTTCACCAGATCTGAGCCATCGAAGGAATGCATCAGGAGGTTCTGCCTCTATCGGCATCGACAGCATCCCGGAGCCCAGTGAACAGCATACAGAGAAAGTAGCAGACAAGGAGAGCAGGTCCTCTCCTCTAGTCCCTGCAAGTTGCCTTTATACATCTGAACAGAACTCCAAAACTACCAAGGCTTTTAG TAGACATCCGGTCAAGCAGAACTCAATGGAGAATCAGCTGACAAGGGTAAACTCCACCAGGGTTAACGCCGACGACATCATTGACAAAATCCTGCAGGGCCAGGATTTCAGCCATAGTATCTTGGACTCAAGTACAGAGG AGGAAGGACTCAGCTTGTTTGTCGGCCCTGGCGGCAGCACAGCTCTAGGAAGCCAGCACACGCG AGTCACAGCTGGAGCCTTCGAGCAGGTGGTGATCAAGCGCTAG
- the LOC129177423 gene encoding EEIG family member 2-like isoform X2 has protein sequence MSFILMKKKRFKFKVDFDLEELSSVPFVNGVIYCKVRLLCGGFVQESSREPVQANCVHWRKRFSFMCKMSANAGTGVLDPCVCRVSVRKELKGGKAFAKLGFADLNLSEFAGSGSTTRRCLLEGYDTNKTRQDNSILKVVITTQLMSGDPCFKTPSSTAMTLCIQHAEAECLLKERKGGDVHTSHPATGTPAPEERVTSGHTRTSSYTSQQSKVSGYSSNHSSSPDLSHRRNASGGSASIGIDSIPEPSEQHTEKVADKESRSSPLVPASCLYTSEQNSKTTKAFRHPVKQNSMENQLTRVNSTRVNADDIIDKILQGQDFSHSILDSSTEEEGLSLFVGPGGSTALGSQHTRVTAGAFEQVVIKR, from the exons ATGTCTTTCATTTTAATGAAAAAGAAGAGATTCAAGTTCAAAGTGGACTTCGACTTGGAGGAGCTGTCGTCGGTACCCTTTGTCAACGGTGTTATATATTGTAAAGTTCGCCTCTTATGTGGAGGCTTCGTCCAAGAGTCATCTCG GGAGCCTGTCCAAGCCAATTGTGTGCACTGGAGGAAGCGATTCTCCTTCATGTGTAAGATGAGTGCCAATGCCGGGACAGGTGTACTGGACCCTTGTGTGTGTCGGGTGTCTGTGCGCAAG GAATTGAAAGGTGGCAAAGCATTTGCAAAG CTGGGCTTTGCTGATTTAAACCTGTCTGAGTTTGCTGGGTCAGGTAGTACCACAAGGAGGTGCCTCCTGGAGGGATATGACACCAACAAGACCAGACAGGACAATTCGATTCTCAAG GTTGTCATCACTACACAACTCATGTCTGGAGACCCCTGTTTTAAAAC ACCGTCATCTACAGCCATGACTTTGTGTATCCAACACGCTGAGGCCGAGTGTCTCCTCAAGGAGAGGAAGGGAGGAGACGTACACACATCCCATCCAGCAACAG GCACTCCAGCCCCAGAGGAAAGGGTTACCAGTGGCCACACCAGAACATCCAGCTACACCAGTCAACAGTCCAAAGTCTCAG GCTACAGCTCGAATCATTCAAGTTCACCAGATCTGAGCCATCGAAGGAATGCATCAGGAGGTTCTGCCTCTATCGGCATCGACAGCATCCCGGAGCCCAGTGAACAGCATACAGAGAAAGTAGCAGACAAGGAGAGCAGGTCCTCTCCTCTAGTCCCTGCAAGTTGCCTTTATACATCTGAACAGAACTCCAAAACTACCAAGGCTTTTAG ACATCCGGTCAAGCAGAACTCAATGGAGAATCAGCTGACAAGGGTAAACTCCACCAGGGTTAACGCCGACGACATCATTGACAAAATCCTGCAGGGCCAGGATTTCAGCCATAGTATCTTGGACTCAAGTACAGAGG AGGAAGGACTCAGCTTGTTTGTCGGCCCTGGCGGCAGCACAGCTCTAGGAAGCCAGCACACGCG AGTCACAGCTGGAGCCTTCGAGCAGGTGGTGATCAAGCGCTAG
- the LOC129177423 gene encoding EEIG family member 2-like isoform X1, with translation MSFILMKKKRFKFKVDFDLEELSSVPFVNGVIYCKVRLLCGGFVQESSREPVQANCVHWRKRFSFMCKMSANAGTGVLDPCVCRVSVRKELKGGKAFAKLGFADLNLSEFAGSGSTTRRCLLEGYDTNKTRQDNSILKVVITTQLMSGDPCFKTPSSTAMTLCIQHAEAECLLKERKGGDVHTSHPATGTPAPEERVTSGHTRTSSYTSQQSKVSGYSSNHSSSPDLSHRRNASGGSASIGIDSIPEPSEQHTEKVADKESRSSPLVPASCLYTSEQNSKTTKAFSRHPVKQNSMENQLTRVNSTRVNADDIIDKILQGQDFSHSILDSSTEEEGLSLFVGPGGSTALGSQHTRVTAGAFEQVVIKR, from the exons ATGTCTTTCATTTTAATGAAAAAGAAGAGATTCAAGTTCAAAGTGGACTTCGACTTGGAGGAGCTGTCGTCGGTACCCTTTGTCAACGGTGTTATATATTGTAAAGTTCGCCTCTTATGTGGAGGCTTCGTCCAAGAGTCATCTCG GGAGCCTGTCCAAGCCAATTGTGTGCACTGGAGGAAGCGATTCTCCTTCATGTGTAAGATGAGTGCCAATGCCGGGACAGGTGTACTGGACCCTTGTGTGTGTCGGGTGTCTGTGCGCAAG GAATTGAAAGGTGGCAAAGCATTTGCAAAG CTGGGCTTTGCTGATTTAAACCTGTCTGAGTTTGCTGGGTCAGGTAGTACCACAAGGAGGTGCCTCCTGGAGGGATATGACACCAACAAGACCAGACAGGACAATTCGATTCTCAAG GTTGTCATCACTACACAACTCATGTCTGGAGACCCCTGTTTTAAAAC ACCGTCATCTACAGCCATGACTTTGTGTATCCAACACGCTGAGGCCGAGTGTCTCCTCAAGGAGAGGAAGGGAGGAGACGTACACACATCCCATCCAGCAACAG GCACTCCAGCCCCAGAGGAAAGGGTTACCAGTGGCCACACCAGAACATCCAGCTACACCAGTCAACAGTCCAAAGTCTCAG GCTACAGCTCGAATCATTCAAGTTCACCAGATCTGAGCCATCGAAGGAATGCATCAGGAGGTTCTGCCTCTATCGGCATCGACAGCATCCCGGAGCCCAGTGAACAGCATACAGAGAAAGTAGCAGACAAGGAGAGCAGGTCCTCTCCTCTAGTCCCTGCAAGTTGCCTTTATACATCTGAACAGAACTCCAAAACTACCAAGGCTTTTAG TAGACATCCGGTCAAGCAGAACTCAATGGAGAATCAGCTGACAAGGGTAAACTCCACCAGGGTTAACGCCGACGACATCATTGACAAAATCCTGCAGGGCCAGGATTTCAGCCATAGTATCTTGGACTCAAGTACAGAGG AGGAAGGACTCAGCTTGTTTGTCGGCCCTGGCGGCAGCACAGCTCTAGGAAGCCAGCACACGCG AGTCACAGCTGGAGCCTTCGAGCAGGTGGTGATCAAGCGCTAG